Proteins encoded in a region of the Scrofimicrobium sp. R131 genome:
- a CDS encoding aldo/keto reductase family protein, with protein MVEYRYLGSSGFKVSEVTLGNWVTHGSQVGSEVAIATVHKALDLGITSFDTADAYANRAAEQILGEALRGQRRQSLEIFTKVYWPTGPGGANDCGLSRKHIMDSAHNSLRNLGTDYIDLYQAHRYDYETPLEETMVAFADLVRQGKVLYIGVSEWTAEQIREAAQLARELRIQLVTNQPQYSLLHRVIEAKVIPTCEELGMTQIVWSPMAQGVLTGKYLPGQPAPEGTRATAQVAESKFIQKFMDDQTLTAVQQLRPIADSLGLTLAQLAIAWVLQNPNVSAALVGASRPEQLEDTVRASGVSIPVEVMEQIASITEPVANLDQQDTYTVSPASRPC; from the coding sequence ATGGTTGAATACAGGTATTTGGGAAGTTCAGGGTTCAAGGTTTCCGAGGTGACCCTGGGAAACTGGGTTACACACGGCTCGCAGGTGGGCAGCGAGGTGGCCATCGCCACCGTCCACAAGGCCCTCGATTTGGGGATCACTTCGTTCGACACGGCCGACGCCTACGCCAACCGGGCGGCCGAACAGATCCTGGGGGAGGCTCTGCGCGGCCAGCGGCGCCAGTCGCTGGAGATTTTCACCAAGGTGTACTGGCCGACAGGTCCCGGCGGGGCCAACGACTGCGGCCTCTCCCGCAAGCACATCATGGACTCCGCTCACAATTCGCTGCGAAACCTGGGCACCGACTACATCGACCTGTACCAGGCCCACCGCTACGACTACGAGACCCCGCTCGAAGAGACCATGGTCGCCTTCGCGGACCTGGTGCGCCAGGGCAAAGTCCTCTACATCGGCGTGTCCGAGTGGACCGCCGAGCAGATCCGGGAGGCCGCCCAGCTGGCCCGGGAGCTGCGCATTCAGCTGGTCACCAACCAGCCGCAGTACTCGCTGCTGCACCGGGTCATTGAAGCCAAAGTGATTCCGACCTGTGAGGAACTGGGGATGACCCAGATTGTCTGGTCCCCAATGGCTCAGGGTGTCCTGACCGGCAAGTACCTGCCCGGCCAGCCGGCCCCGGAGGGGACCCGGGCCACCGCCCAGGTGGCTGAGTCCAAGTTCATCCAGAAGTTCATGGACGACCAGACCCTCACCGCCGTCCAGCAGCTGCGCCCGATTGCGGACTCGCTGGGCCTGACTCTGGCTCAGCTGGCCATTGCCTGGGTCCTGCAGAACCCGAACGTCTCCGCGGCCCTGGTGGGAGCGTCCCGTCCCGAGCAACTGGAGGACACCGTCCGCGCTTCGGGGGTGTCCATCCCGGTGGAAGTGATGGAGCAGATCGCCAGCATCACCGAGCCGGTGGCCAACCTGGACCAGCAGGACACCTACACCGTGTCCCCGGCCTCGCGCCCCTGCTAG
- a CDS encoding ABC transporter ATP-binding protein yields MTWSSSTVLRAPQPPGQLSEPVVKARGLRKVYGKGEAAVTALRGVDLEIERSRFTAIMGPSGSGKSTLMHCLAGLDSATSGQVILDGQELTTMSERQLTRVRREHLGFIFQSFNLVPTLTARENITLPADIAGMKLPPGRLDAVVEAVGLGDRLSHRPAELSGGQQQRVACARALVTAPAVVFADEPTGNLDSRSTLHVLQFLRTAVDEFSQTVVMVTHEPDAAAWADRVIFLGDGMVVGELWHPSRDDVLEALRELGEANETGPTPPPKPAHHAAEKAPAPAVFDEADAPRLVPLSENEVETVISDIPTELELARLSLDDIAPPAPLTPKAADVVDQARQILEGLGGSILEEPSERTSGPQSEPERDTL; encoded by the coding sequence ATGACCTGGTCCAGCTCGACAGTGCTGCGCGCCCCCCAACCACCGGGCCAACTCTCAGAGCCGGTGGTGAAGGCCCGCGGCCTCCGGAAGGTCTACGGCAAGGGCGAGGCGGCAGTGACCGCCCTGCGCGGGGTGGACCTGGAGATCGAGCGGAGCCGATTCACCGCGATCATGGGCCCGTCCGGCTCGGGTAAATCCACCCTGATGCACTGCCTGGCCGGACTCGACTCGGCCACCAGCGGCCAGGTGATCCTCGACGGGCAGGAGCTGACGACCATGTCGGAGCGTCAGCTGACCCGCGTCCGCCGCGAACACCTGGGTTTCATCTTCCAATCATTCAATCTGGTTCCCACCCTGACCGCGCGGGAGAACATCACCCTGCCGGCGGACATCGCGGGGATGAAGCTGCCTCCGGGTCGGCTCGACGCGGTGGTAGAAGCAGTCGGGTTGGGGGATCGGCTTTCCCACCGACCGGCCGAGCTGTCCGGCGGCCAGCAGCAGCGGGTGGCCTGCGCCCGGGCGCTGGTGACCGCCCCCGCCGTCGTCTTTGCGGACGAGCCCACGGGGAACCTGGATTCGCGCTCCACCCTGCACGTTTTGCAGTTCCTGCGGACCGCGGTTGATGAATTCTCTCAGACCGTGGTGATGGTGACCCACGAGCCCGACGCGGCTGCGTGGGCGGATCGGGTGATCTTCCTCGGCGACGGAATGGTGGTCGGGGAACTCTGGCACCCCAGTCGCGATGACGTCCTCGAGGCGCTCCGCGAGCTGGGTGAGGCCAACGAGACCGGGCCGACCCCACCTCCAAAACCGGCCCACCACGCCGCGGAAAAAGCGCCCGCTCCCGCCGTTTTCGACGAGGCCGACGCCCCCCGCCTCGTCCCCCTCAGCGAGAACGAGGTGGAGACCGTGATCTCGGATATTCCCACCGAGTTGGAGTTGGCACGGCTGAGCTTGGACGACATTGCCCCTCCCGCTCCCCTCACCCCGAAAGCGGCCGACGTGGTCGATCAGGCCCGCCAGATCCTGGAAGGCCTGGGCGGTTCAATCCTGGAGGAGCCCTCCGAGCGGACAAGCGGGCCGCAAAGCGAGCCCGAACGTGACACACTATAA
- a CDS encoding Na+/H+ antiporter subunit D — MNLLHEWNWLLPLPVLIPLLSAGLALVVGRRPRLQQLISVTALGLSLVIGVILVLGAAVAPMALDVGSWAAPIGITLVADKLSALMLLISQVVTLAVLLYTVGENFSDSSPNAPVAIYHPTFLILVAGVSNAFLTGDLFNLYVGFEILLAASFVLITLGGTRGRIRAGTVYVVVSLVSSAIFLTAIALVYGAVGTVNLALLAERLPEIDPGTALLLQSLLLVAFGIKAAIFPLSAWLPDSYPTAPAPVTAVFAGLLTKVGIYALIRLQFLLFPQNPLTDLLGVLGLLTMLVGILGAVAQDDIKRLLSFTLVSHIGYMVWGISLATPASLAAAIYYALHHILVQGCLFLIVGLIERHSGTTSGRRLSNLARTAPVTAIMYLIVGFNLVGVPPFSGFIGKLGLAEASVQVGTPMAWALLAGGLVTSFLTLYVVVKFWNRAFWQTPDSGSELAINYEQREHLSGREERRLRRAVRAARTQRRAYRLTELSRTEGERGAGHSNPIMYGAAIGLIVVQLGMAFGAGPIYGYVTEAAREIVGGDVYVEAVLGTTGRGEGISNDVGTPATPPWETDPAPSVPVPRPTEGSGHD, encoded by the coding sequence GTGAACCTCCTGCACGAGTGGAACTGGCTGCTGCCCCTGCCGGTGCTGATCCCCCTCCTCTCCGCGGGCTTGGCGTTGGTGGTGGGTCGACGTCCCCGCCTGCAGCAGCTGATCTCCGTCACCGCGCTGGGGCTGAGCCTGGTCATCGGGGTGATCCTGGTGCTCGGTGCGGCGGTGGCCCCCATGGCTCTCGACGTGGGTTCCTGGGCTGCCCCGATTGGGATCACCCTGGTGGCCGACAAGCTTTCGGCCCTGATGCTGCTGATCTCGCAGGTGGTTACGCTGGCGGTGCTGCTCTACACCGTGGGCGAGAACTTCTCGGATTCTTCCCCCAACGCTCCGGTAGCGATCTACCATCCGACCTTCCTGATCCTGGTGGCCGGGGTTTCCAACGCGTTCCTGACCGGCGACCTGTTCAACCTGTATGTCGGGTTTGAGATTCTGCTGGCAGCCTCTTTTGTCCTCATCACCCTGGGTGGCACCCGCGGCCGGATTCGGGCGGGCACGGTCTACGTGGTGGTCTCGCTGGTTTCCTCCGCCATTTTCCTCACCGCCATCGCCCTGGTATACGGCGCGGTGGGCACGGTGAACCTGGCTCTGCTGGCGGAGCGGCTGCCGGAGATCGACCCCGGAACCGCCCTGCTGCTCCAGTCACTGCTGCTGGTGGCTTTTGGAATCAAGGCGGCGATCTTCCCGCTGTCTGCCTGGCTTCCCGACTCCTACCCGACCGCCCCCGCTCCGGTGACGGCGGTGTTCGCAGGCCTGCTGACGAAGGTGGGGATTTACGCCCTGATTCGGCTGCAGTTCCTCCTGTTCCCGCAGAACCCGCTGACAGACCTGCTGGGGGTGCTCGGCCTGCTGACCATGCTGGTTGGGATCCTGGGGGCGGTGGCCCAGGACGACATCAAACGTCTGCTTAGCTTCACCCTGGTGTCGCACATCGGCTACATGGTCTGGGGGATTTCGCTGGCCACCCCCGCCAGTTTGGCGGCCGCCATCTACTACGCGCTGCACCACATTCTGGTCCAGGGTTGCCTGTTCCTGATCGTGGGCCTGATTGAGCGACACTCGGGCACCACCTCGGGTCGGCGCCTGTCCAACCTGGCCCGAACCGCCCCGGTGACCGCGATCATGTACCTGATCGTCGGCTTCAACCTGGTCGGCGTCCCGCCTTTCTCCGGGTTCATCGGCAAGCTGGGCCTGGCGGAAGCTTCGGTGCAGGTGGGGACCCCCATGGCCTGGGCGCTGCTGGCCGGCGGTTTGGTCACCTCGTTCCTGACTCTCTACGTGGTGGTCAAGTTCTGGAATCGCGCCTTCTGGCAAACCCCGGATTCGGGTTCTGAGCTGGCCATCAACTACGAGCAGCGGGAGCACCTGTCCGGGCGGGAGGAACGCCGCCTGCGCCGGGCCGTCCGCGCGGCCCGAACCCAGCGCCGAGCCTACCGCCTGACCGAACTGTCCCGAACCGAAGGGGAACGCGGGGCCGGGCACTCGAACCCAATCATGTACGGGGCTGCGATCGGCCTGATTGTCGTCCAGTTGGGGATGGCCTTCGGGGCCGGCCCGATCTACGGTTATGTCACCGAGGCGGCCCGCGAGATTGTCGGCGGCGACGTCTACGTCGAGGCGGTGCTGGGGACGACCGGCCGGGGCGAGGGAATCTCCAACGACGTGGGCACTCCCGCAACCCCGCCCTGGGAGACCGACCCGGCCCCGTCGGTTCCGGTCCCCCGTCCAACCGAAGGGAGTGGCCATGACTGA
- a CDS encoding phage holin family protein codes for MTQSGPNETLLGEEAIADALNQPPERASLFGLVSLAFDQAKTLLTTQIELAKLKVTKAAKKFGAGAGLAVVGLILLFYFIFWFFRTIEMLFLLIVPAWAASLITLGIILLLMILLISVGALLINRGTKDVPDVGGEIQANVDAVKEGLGK; via the coding sequence ATGACACAGTCAGGACCAAACGAGACCCTGCTGGGGGAAGAGGCAATCGCCGATGCCCTCAACCAGCCCCCCGAGCGCGCCAGCCTGTTTGGGCTGGTCAGCCTCGCATTCGATCAGGCCAAAACCCTGCTGACCACCCAGATTGAACTGGCCAAGTTGAAGGTAACCAAGGCCGCCAAGAAGTTCGGGGCGGGCGCGGGCCTGGCCGTGGTCGGTCTGATTCTGCTCTTCTACTTCATCTTCTGGTTCTTCCGCACGATCGAGATGCTGTTCCTGCTGATCGTGCCGGCCTGGGCCGCCTCCCTGATCACGCTGGGGATCATCCTGCTGCTGATGATTCTCCTTATTTCGGTGGGCGCCCTGCTGATCAACCGGGGCACCAAAGACGTGCCCGACGTGGGTGGGGAAATCCAGGCTAATGTCGATGCGGTCAAGGAAGGTCTAGGCAAATGA
- a CDS encoding DUF3073 domain-containing protein, with amino-acid sequence MGRGRQKAKQMKVARRLKYFSPETDLDALQRELSGHPEDSNEEFEELDEDFDDKYYVDDWDDSDRR; translated from the coding sequence ATGGGGCGCGGCCGTCAAAAGGCGAAGCAGATGAAGGTCGCTCGGCGACTAAAGTACTTCAGTCCAGAGACTGATCTCGACGCTTTACAGCGCGAGCTTTCTGGTCATCCGGAGGACTCCAACGAGGAGTTTGAGGAGTTGGACGAGGACTTTGACGACAAGTACTACGTCGACGATTGGGACGACTCCGACCGACGTTAG
- a CDS encoding tyrosine-protein phosphatase, which produces MTVTPLFDGVPNSRGVDGLPLASGGRTHAGVLYRSAALDTISDRGIATLRQLEVRAVVDLRSEAERERSPHRLPPNAGIDLIEAPITVSSLDPRELTELEEELAARPKVPPLAEAYRAMLSQAGEQFALAASVVARVSRTGGAVLVHCTAGKDRTGITAALLLELAGTDRQAVVANYCESERYLAGAWVQMMLDRLSREGMPVDDSVIKLVSTTPPDAIESALSWVDEHSGTAAQYLVESGLSGADVDQLRRVLG; this is translated from the coding sequence ATGACTGTCACACCACTGTTTGACGGAGTGCCAAACTCGCGCGGGGTCGACGGGTTGCCCCTGGCTAGTGGCGGGCGCACTCATGCTGGCGTCCTCTACCGCTCGGCGGCTCTGGACACCATTTCTGACCGGGGAATCGCCACCCTCCGCCAGCTGGAGGTTCGGGCCGTCGTGGACCTGCGCTCCGAGGCTGAGCGGGAACGCAGCCCCCACCGCCTTCCACCCAACGCTGGGATCGACCTGATTGAAGCCCCAATTACGGTCAGTTCCCTCGACCCGCGGGAACTGACCGAGTTGGAGGAGGAACTGGCGGCCCGCCCCAAGGTGCCGCCGCTGGCTGAGGCCTACCGGGCGATGCTCTCTCAGGCGGGCGAACAGTTTGCCCTGGCCGCCTCCGTGGTGGCGCGGGTCAGCCGCACCGGCGGGGCGGTGCTGGTGCACTGCACGGCCGGGAAGGACCGGACCGGAATCACCGCCGCCCTGTTGCTGGAACTGGCGGGCACCGACCGGCAGGCAGTGGTGGCGAACTACTGCGAAAGCGAACGGTACCTGGCGGGGGCCTGGGTCCAGATGATGCTGGACCGGCTTTCGCGCGAGGGGATGCCGGTGGATGACTCCGTAATCAAACTTGTGAGCACCACTCCCCCGGACGCGATCGAGTCGGCACTCAGCTGGGTGGATGAACACAGCGGCACCGCCGCCCAGTACCTGGTGGAATCGGGTCTTTCCGGTGCGGATGTCGACCAGCTTCGGCGCGTGCTCGGATAG
- a CDS encoding MrpF/PhaF family protein has product MDAVEIIYWVAAALLLGAALFTLLRLAWGPTTLDRALAADLLTSVAIALTVLVIVWWNRADLQVLLVVFALTGLFSSTTIAKFIGKESKVRGEPLPSAQVEQFEAKLAEEEAWLERRLHLGRHGTVETTGPERSGDYAETTEEEQ; this is encoded by the coding sequence GTGGACGCGGTTGAGATTATCTACTGGGTGGCAGCCGCGCTGTTGCTGGGGGCGGCGCTGTTCACCCTGCTGCGCCTGGCTTGGGGGCCAACCACTTTGGACCGCGCCCTGGCCGCCGACCTGCTCACCTCGGTAGCCATCGCCCTCACCGTCCTGGTGATCGTCTGGTGGAACCGGGCCGACCTGCAGGTGCTCCTGGTGGTGTTTGCCCTGACCGGCCTGTTTTCCTCCACCACCATCGCCAAGTTCATCGGGAAGGAAAGCAAAGTGCGAGGGGAACCGCTACCTTCCGCCCAGGTTGAGCAGTTCGAGGCGAAGCTGGCCGAAGAGGAAGCCTGGCTGGAACGGCGCCTGCACCTGGGCCGACACGGGACGGTGGAGACGACCGGACCGGAGCGCTCCGGCGACTACGCCGAAACCACGGAGGAGGAACAATGA
- a CDS encoding Na(+)/H(+) antiporter subunit C, producing MPSLAMLLLAGALVGTGVYLALERTLTRVFIGLSFITNGVNVLILAMAGPAGLPPLLWGDWGQIADPLPQALILTSIVLSLGTTAFGLALAYRSWRLTGHDEVVDDIEDRRLARLAQRQRRRGEDYGVEGTEDPGVDYDRSSEGSDQ from the coding sequence ATGCCCTCACTGGCCATGCTGCTCTTGGCCGGTGCCCTGGTGGGCACCGGAGTTTACCTGGCGCTTGAGCGAACCCTGACCCGCGTCTTCATTGGGCTGTCCTTCATCACCAACGGGGTGAACGTCCTGATTCTGGCGATGGCCGGTCCGGCCGGGTTGCCGCCGCTGCTGTGGGGGGACTGGGGTCAGATTGCGGACCCGCTGCCGCAGGCGCTGATCCTCACCTCGATTGTCCTGTCGCTCGGGACGACCGCCTTCGGGTTGGCCCTCGCCTACCGCTCCTGGCGCCTGACCGGTCACGACGAGGTGGTTGACGACATTGAGGATCGTCGCCTGGCACGACTGGCCCAGCGTCAGCGGCGCCGGGGTGAGGATTACGGCGTTGAGGGAACTGAAGATCCCGGGGTTGACTACGACCGGTCGTCGGAGGGGAGTGACCAGTGA
- a CDS encoding DUF3618 domain-containing protein, with the protein MSKSEKVLEAQLKQQIDDARTSLSATMEALAHEAQPAVQIEYAKQSVRDRVDQFKQDCQDTVEAARHGDREAIKRVLIAAGAVAAAGVATGFCVARQTRRARERREWRRFVRQLRKVHAPGSVEFSIGTAQG; encoded by the coding sequence ATGAGCAAGTCGGAAAAAGTGCTGGAAGCCCAGCTGAAGCAGCAGATTGACGATGCCCGCACCAGTTTGTCCGCCACGATGGAGGCCCTGGCGCACGAGGCGCAACCGGCCGTCCAAATCGAATATGCCAAGCAGTCGGTTCGCGACCGGGTCGACCAGTTCAAGCAGGACTGTCAGGACACGGTCGAGGCGGCCCGCCACGGTGACCGGGAAGCGATCAAGCGCGTGCTGATCGCGGCGGGAGCGGTGGCCGCCGCGGGAGTTGCCACCGGTTTCTGTGTGGCCCGTCAGACACGACGGGCTCGTGAGCGACGTGAGTGGCGCCGGTTTGTCCGGCAGTTGCGCAAGGTTCACGCCCCGGGAAGCGTCGAGTTCTCCATCGGCACAGCACAGGGTTAG
- the mnhG gene encoding monovalent cation/H(+) antiporter subunit G: MTLLGAILILVGAFFTLVGAVGLFRFRTLYARMHAATKPQMLGLLCLLSGLALTIRTWQAVLGCVLILAIQMVAAPVASHLMGRSAYRQGLADGPELVVDELAADTDD, from the coding sequence ATGACGCTGCTCGGTGCCATTTTGATCCTGGTCGGAGCGTTCTTCACCCTGGTGGGGGCGGTGGGGCTGTTCCGCTTCCGTACGCTTTACGCCCGGATGCACGCCGCCACCAAACCGCAGATGTTGGGGTTGCTGTGCCTGCTGTCGGGATTGGCGCTCACGATCCGCACCTGGCAGGCCGTGTTGGGATGCGTGCTAATCCTGGCGATCCAGATGGTGGCGGCCCCGGTGGCTTCCCACCTGATGGGTCGCAGCGCTTACCGCCAGGGGCTGGCCGACGGGCCAGAACTGGTGGTTGATGAGTTGGCGGCAGACACTGACGACTAA
- a CDS encoding Na+/H+ antiporter subunit A: MFFVLGLHLLAAICAPLLVRWWGRQAFLPLALAPLSAVGWALAHTQQAFHQPVVEQLNWVPALGLTVAFRLDVLSWLMMLIVGGVGALVMVYASRYFAPDARSLGRFAGVFVAFAGSMLGLVTADHTMAVYMFWEFTTVLSYLLIGHHHQRGPARAAARQAILVTTSGALAMFAGLVMLGLAPGGSFRLSELVANAQSGVLATHSPLVVTAAVLVLIGALTKSAQFPFHFWLPGAMAAPTPVSAYLHAAAMVKAGVYLVARLTPGFAEVPLWSPVVVTFGLITMLIGSYRALRQYDLKLILAFGTVSQLGLMMAAVGFGTQEAMAAGLVLLVAHSLFKSALFLTVGAVESSTGTRDLRELSGLWRHKPVLAIGAGVAALSMAGLPLTTGYLGKEALLTDLLHRSWPVLVIVVLGAMLTLAYSWRFWWGAFATKRLRMERPIQPVSPMMRVPILLLAAGALLGLAPGWLELVAAPPAQGLPGSVHLAWWSGWGPGLATLLIVAGGLALILNRPKVARWQRQLAPRGGLVRVYTWSLVELELVAAQVTSLLHRGSLPGELSTIFVTMVVLAAVALTRVDVPSQPVVLWDSPVQAALVVLAIGAALIAARSLRRMKAVLALAATGMLITLLFATQGAPDLALTQLVVEAVSIVVFVLVLRNLPPYFSKRPLSLSRWWRGLVGASVGVVVAVGGWVAAASRIHEPVSNLMPEEALGFGNGQNVVNVILVDMRAWDTVGELSVLLVTATGVASLIYLKSRSGQIDKAPPAALAEGQYLPGAAALKPQDRSLVLEVATRVLFPAMLVLSIWLLLVGHNNPGGGFAGGVVAGLAFVLRYLAGGRFELGEAMPFPAGRLLGFGLFVAAAGGAAPLLFGNAVLQSTPVDLTLGPLGDLHFTTAMILDIGVYLLVIGLVIDLVSALGAEIDRHNEASRPVPLERRIL, translated from the coding sequence ATGTTTTTCGTGCTCGGATTGCACCTTTTGGCAGCAATCTGCGCGCCCCTCCTGGTCCGGTGGTGGGGTCGACAGGCGTTCCTTCCCTTGGCGTTGGCCCCCCTCTCGGCGGTGGGGTGGGCGCTGGCCCACACCCAGCAGGCCTTTCACCAGCCGGTGGTAGAGCAGCTGAACTGGGTTCCCGCCCTGGGCTTGACCGTGGCTTTCCGCCTCGACGTCCTCTCCTGGTTGATGATGCTGATCGTCGGCGGGGTGGGGGCGCTGGTGATGGTCTACGCGTCGCGCTACTTCGCCCCAGACGCCCGCTCCCTCGGACGCTTCGCCGGGGTCTTCGTCGCATTCGCCGGCTCCATGCTGGGCCTGGTCACCGCCGACCACACCATGGCCGTCTACATGTTCTGGGAGTTTACGACGGTCCTGTCCTACCTGCTGATCGGCCACCACCATCAGCGCGGCCCCGCCCGCGCGGCGGCCCGCCAGGCGATCCTGGTGACCACCTCGGGCGCCCTGGCCATGTTTGCCGGTCTGGTCATGTTGGGCCTAGCCCCCGGCGGCTCCTTCCGCCTCTCCGAGCTGGTCGCGAACGCCCAGAGCGGCGTCCTGGCCACGCACTCTCCGCTGGTGGTGACCGCGGCCGTGCTGGTGCTGATCGGGGCGCTGACCAAATCCGCCCAATTCCCCTTCCACTTTTGGCTCCCGGGGGCGATGGCCGCCCCGACCCCGGTGTCCGCCTACCTGCACGCTGCCGCCATGGTCAAGGCGGGGGTGTACCTGGTCGCTCGCCTCACCCCCGGGTTTGCCGAGGTGCCGCTCTGGTCCCCGGTCGTGGTCACCTTCGGCCTGATCACCATGCTGATCGGCTCGTACCGGGCGCTGCGCCAGTACGACTTGAAGCTGATTCTCGCGTTCGGCACGGTCTCACAGCTGGGGCTGATGATGGCCGCAGTCGGGTTTGGCACCCAGGAGGCGATGGCCGCCGGCCTGGTACTGCTGGTGGCACACTCCCTGTTCAAATCGGCGTTGTTCCTGACCGTGGGGGCGGTTGAATCCTCCACCGGCACGCGCGACCTGCGCGAACTCTCCGGGCTGTGGCGGCACAAGCCGGTGCTGGCGATCGGGGCCGGAGTGGCCGCCCTGTCCATGGCCGGTCTGCCGCTGACCACCGGCTACCTGGGGAAGGAAGCGCTGCTGACCGACCTGCTGCACCGGTCCTGGCCGGTGCTGGTGATCGTGGTCCTCGGCGCAATGTTGACTCTGGCCTACTCGTGGCGGTTCTGGTGGGGGGCCTTCGCCACCAAGAGGCTGCGGATGGAGCGCCCGATCCAGCCGGTTTCCCCGATGATGCGGGTGCCGATCCTGCTGCTGGCGGCCGGGGCGCTGCTCGGCTTGGCTCCCGGGTGGTTGGAGCTGGTGGCCGCCCCGCCGGCGCAGGGCCTGCCCGGCTCGGTGCACCTGGCCTGGTGGTCAGGTTGGGGTCCGGGGTTGGCCACGCTGCTGATTGTGGCGGGAGGCCTGGCACTGATTCTGAACCGACCGAAGGTGGCCCGCTGGCAGCGGCAACTGGCCCCGCGAGGCGGGTTGGTGCGGGTCTACACCTGGTCGCTGGTCGAGCTGGAACTGGTGGCGGCGCAGGTGACCTCGCTGCTGCATCGCGGTTCACTGCCGGGCGAGTTGAGTACGATCTTCGTCACCATGGTGGTGCTGGCGGCGGTGGCTCTCACCCGGGTCGACGTGCCCTCGCAGCCGGTGGTCCTCTGGGACAGTCCGGTCCAGGCCGCCCTGGTGGTGCTGGCAATCGGGGCGGCGCTGATTGCCGCCCGCTCACTGCGACGAATGAAAGCGGTGCTGGCGCTGGCGGCCACCGGAATGCTGATCACGCTCCTGTTTGCCACTCAGGGCGCGCCCGACTTGGCCCTGACCCAACTGGTGGTGGAAGCCGTCTCCATCGTCGTCTTTGTGCTGGTGCTGCGAAATCTGCCCCCCTACTTCTCGAAGCGTCCGCTGTCCCTGTCCCGCTGGTGGCGCGGGCTGGTGGGCGCCAGCGTCGGCGTGGTGGTGGCGGTGGGCGGCTGGGTGGCGGCCGCCTCGCGAATTCACGAGCCGGTGTCCAACCTGATGCCGGAAGAGGCCCTGGGTTTTGGCAACGGGCAGAACGTGGTCAACGTGATTTTGGTGGACATGCGCGCCTGGGACACCGTCGGCGAGCTGTCCGTCCTGCTAGTCACCGCCACCGGGGTGGCCTCGCTGATTTATTTGAAGTCGCGCAGCGGGCAGATTGATAAGGCTCCACCCGCGGCGCTGGCGGAAGGACAGTACCTCCCCGGAGCGGCCGCGCTCAAACCGCAGGACCGGTCCCTGGTGCTCGAGGTGGCCACCCGCGTCCTCTTCCCGGCCATGCTGGTGCTGTCGATCTGGCTGCTGCTGGTGGGCCACAACAACCCGGGTGGCGGCTTTGCCGGCGGGGTGGTGGCGGGCCTCGCGTTTGTTTTGCGCTACCTGGCGGGAGGTCGGTTCGAGCTGGGGGAGGCGATGCCATTTCCGGCTGGGCGTCTGCTCGGATTTGGCCTGTTCGTGGCGGCGGCCGGCGGGGCGGCTCCCCTCCTGTTTGGGAACGCGGTCCTGCAGTCAACTCCGGTCGACTTGACCTTGGGGCCGCTGGGCGACCTGCACTTCACCACCGCCATGATTTTGGATATCGGCGTCTACCTGCTGGTGATCGGCTTGGTGATCGACCTGGTGTCAGCGCTGGGGGCCGAGATTGACCGGCACAATGAGGCCTCGCGGCCAGTCCCGTTGGAACGGAGGATCCTCTGA
- a CDS encoding Na+/H+ antiporter subunit E, which yields MTESRTRPTPAQLRAHRQALANRRPRLHLALDLTIWLLFVWMAAFGSLEPLALIGALLAAVAVQWLFPLPNRAGIYQVHLLSLVWLILRFIWDMARAGLHVVWLIIANPPRHDAILRIQVRTSVPEYLALLVAMTTLVPGTVVVEVKAKERVLYLHCLDVEGQGGLEALRANTLAQEARILRAVAPRELQREVGVSRGRG from the coding sequence ATGACTGAGTCCCGGACTCGCCCCACTCCGGCCCAGCTGCGCGCACACCGCCAGGCGCTGGCCAATCGCCGTCCCCGGCTGCACCTGGCCCTGGACCTAACCATCTGGCTCCTGTTCGTCTGGATGGCAGCCTTTGGGTCCCTGGAGCCGCTGGCTTTGATCGGCGCGCTACTGGCGGCGGTGGCCGTCCAGTGGCTGTTTCCGCTGCCGAACCGGGCGGGCATCTACCAGGTGCACCTGCTTTCCCTGGTCTGGCTGATTCTGCGGTTCATTTGGGATATGGCGCGGGCCGGCCTGCACGTGGTTTGGCTGATCATCGCCAACCCACCTAGGCACGACGCCATCTTGCGGATCCAGGTTCGCACCTCCGTCCCCGAGTACCTGGCGTTGCTGGTGGCGATGACCACCCTGGTTCCCGGCACGGTCGTGGTGGAGGTCAAAGCGAAAGAACGGGTCCTCTATCTGCACTGCCTGGACGTCGAGGGGCAGGGTGGGCTGGAGGCGTTGCGGGCCAACACGTTGGCGCAGGAGGCCCGGATTCTGCGGGCGGTGGCGCCGCGTGAGTTGCAGCGGGAAGTGGGGGTGAGCCGTGGACGCGGTTGA